CTCGGCGTAGTCGTTGATGATGGTGCGGACGCCGTTGGTGCCGTGGAGCATCGCCAGCCACAGCATGAGCAGGTCCCAGACCTGCCAGAACGGGCTGGCCCACTTGCCGGCGACGAACCCGAAGTCCAGGGCGCTGATCCCGTCGCCGACCATGAGGTTGGCGAACAGGTGGGTGAGGACGAGGACGATGAGCAGGACGCCGGACAGCCGCATGAACAGCCAGCTGTAGAGCTCGTAGTTGCTGCGGGTGGACTTCGTCCGGCGGTAGGGCGAGCGTGGCGCGTCGAGCGCCGGCGTCGTGGCGGCCGGGGTACCAGGTGCGGTCGACATCGCGGTCACTCTCCCCCGAAGACGTTGCCGAGGTGGCGGACGAGGAACGGCACCATGACCACGACCCAGGTCCCCAGGACGCCGTACAGCAGGTGGCGCTGGTAGCGGGTGCCCTTGGACCAGAAGTCCACGAGCATGATCCGCAGGCCGTTGAGACCGTGGAACAGCACCGCGCCGACGAGGCCGGCCTCGGCGAGGCCGACGACAGGGTTCTTGTACGTCGCGATCACCGAGTTGTACGCCTCGGGGCTGACCCGGACCAGGGACGTGTCGAGCACGTGCACGAGCAGGAAGACGAAGATCAGGAAGCCGGTGACGCGGTGCGCCACCCACGACCACATGCCTTCGGTCTGGCCTCGGTACAACGTGCCGGGTGCGCTGGGCACGGCCGGACTCCTTCCTGACAGCAACGGGACGCGGACGCCCACCCGGGCGCTGCCGGCGGACCGCGACGTCCGTGATGGCGTCACTGTAGTGCGGCACACACCCCCGTCCACGCTCCGGGCGCCGAGAGTGACGAAATCCTCAGTGACATCCTCAGGACGGCCGCGCCCCGGCCTGCCCGCGTGCCAGGATCGCCGGCGTGACGTCGTCCGTGCTCCCGGGGTTCTGGGCCGTCGTGCCCGCCGGGGGAGCCG
This DNA window, taken from Kineosporiaceae bacterium SCSIO 59966, encodes the following:
- the sdhC gene encoding succinate dehydrogenase, cytochrome b556 subunit, whose amino-acid sequence is MPSAPGTLYRGQTEGMWSWVAHRVTGFLIFVFLLVHVLDTSLVRVSPEAYNSVIATYKNPVVGLAEAGLVGAVLFHGLNGLRIMLVDFWSKGTRYQRHLLYGVLGTWVVVMVPFLVRHLGNVFGGE
- a CDS encoding succinate dehydrogenase hydrophobic membrane anchor subunit, translated to MSTAPGTPAATTPALDAPRSPYRRTKSTRSNYELYSWLFMRLSGVLLIVLVLTHLFANLMVGDGISALDFGFVAGKWASPFWQVWDLLMLWLAMLHGTNGVRTIINDYAERDGTRMWLKLLLYTAFAVVVVLGTLVIFTFDPCPTGADPELLPSFCAG